From Granulicella sp. WH15, the proteins below share one genomic window:
- a CDS encoding ankyrin repeat domain-containing protein has protein sequence MSRKDAKGNENLAVPLPLFLAAGTGEIKTARLLLQHGDSLDSMFGEKTPLTFAIQMGDAKMVRFLIESGANIEGEERQVDALVQAVLANNKDVLAVLIESTSTSMPRTILE, from the coding sequence ATGTCCAGAAAAGACGCAAAGGGCAACGAGAATCTGGCAGTGCCATTGCCTCTGTTTCTGGCTGCAGGGACAGGGGAGATTAAAACTGCTCGCCTGCTCCTCCAGCACGGAGACTCGCTTGACAGTATGTTCGGAGAAAAGACCCCTCTGACGTTTGCAATCCAAATGGGAGACGCGAAGATGGTGCGGTTTCTGATCGAATCAGGAGCCAATATTGAGGGAGAGGAGCGGCAAGTCGATGCTCTTGTGCAAGCAGTGCTGGCAAACAATAAAGATGTACTCGCTGTATTGATCGAAAGCACTTCGACGTCAATGCCAAGGACGATCTTGGAATGA
- a CDS encoding ankyrin repeat domain-containing protein — protein MTPLHYAAMTYYGDTDIARILLDAGAKRNIKDKDGETPEHAAARLYLNQLADVLGGGTVKEFGASTMTLEMSRECEATNGHRRRDLVYPGRITLVEYVIEVYSHEHLAAHRATEGSHASRIPTLCGRNRRR, from the coding sequence ATGACACCACTGCACTACGCCGCCATGACGTACTACGGGGACACCGACATCGCGCGCATACTACTCGATGCTGGAGCAAAGAGGAACATCAAGGACAAGGATGGTGAAACACCTGAGCATGCGGCGGCGAGGCTGTATCTCAATCAACTTGCAGATGTTCTTGGTGGTGGAACGGTCAAAGAGTTTGGAGCATCAACCATGACGCTCGAGATGTCCAGAGAGTGCGAAGCGACAAATGGTCATCGCCGACGCGACTTGGTTTACCCGGGACGCATAACGCTGGTAGAGTACGTAATCGAGGTCTACTCACACGAACACCTTGCTGCACATCGCGCAACAGAGGGCTCTCACGCGTCGCGCATTCCTACGCTCTGCGGCCGCAACAGGCGCAGGTAG
- a CDS encoding alpha/beta hydrolase — protein sequence MNMFETKDGTSIFYKDWGTGPVVTFSHGWPLSSDAWDAQMLFLGKQGYRVIAHDRRGHGRSGQTWGNDNMDQYADDLAELIEHLNVKEITMVGHSTGGGEVARYIGRHGNARVKKAVLISAVPPIMLKSESNPGGLPIEVFDGIRAGVASDRSQFYKDLSLPFFGYNKPGAKVSEGVRESFWRMGMQSSIVGSYDCVKAFSETDQNEDLKKIEVPLLVIQGDADQIVPIDDSGRLTVKIVKNAKLEVVPGAPHGLCTTHADIVNQHLLAFLKS from the coding sequence ATGAATATGTTCGAAACCAAAGATGGAACATCCATCTTCTATAAGGACTGGGGAACCGGCCCGGTCGTGACCTTCTCGCACGGCTGGCCGCTCAGTTCCGATGCATGGGATGCTCAAATGCTGTTCCTTGGAAAGCAGGGCTATCGCGTCATCGCTCATGATCGCCGCGGTCACGGACGTTCGGGACAGACCTGGGGCAACGACAACATGGACCAATACGCCGATGACCTGGCCGAACTCATCGAACATCTTAATGTAAAAGAAATCACCATGGTCGGTCACTCCACTGGTGGAGGCGAGGTCGCTCGTTACATCGGCAGACACGGGAATGCACGGGTAAAAAAAGCTGTTCTGATCTCCGCAGTGCCTCCAATTATGTTGAAGAGCGAGAGCAACCCTGGTGGCCTGCCAATCGAGGTTTTTGATGGTATCCGAGCTGGTGTGGCTAGTGATCGTTCGCAGTTCTACAAAGATCTGAGTCTTCCATTTTTTGGCTATAACAAGCCTGGCGCGAAGGTCTCTGAGGGGGTTCGTGAGTCATTTTGGCGCATGGGAATGCAATCATCGATTGTCGGATCGTACGACTGCGTGAAGGCTTTCTCTGAGACCGATCAGAATGAAGATCTTAAGAAGATCGAGGTGCCTTTGCTCGTAATTCAAGGTGATGCAGATCAAATCGTTCCAATCGACGACTCCGGGCGGCTCACAGTCAAGATCGTCAAGAATGCGAAGCTGGAAGTTGTACCGGGGGCTCCGCACGGTCTGTGTACGACCCATGCAGATATCGTCAATCAACACCTGTTGGCATTCCTCAAGAGCTAG
- a CDS encoding UDP-glucose--hexose-1-phosphate uridylyltransferase gives MNPLAQTNPHRRFNPLKQEWVLVSPNRTQRPWQGQIEKSAAAVTLEYDPDCYLCPGNVRAGGVRTDKYTSTYVFENDYAALKLNAPAFASDEGGRGLLVAEGETGICRVICFSPRHDLTLAKMSLEDIRAVVDVWEEQYVELGGRKDISYVQIFENRGAMMGASNPHPHGQAWASRSIPNEVITELRGQKAYFQERHEVLLCAYLSMELSLGERIVAANAGFVALVPYWAVWPFEIMILPRRHMVRLEDMAAAERLEFADILQTVTATYDAVFDTPFPYSMGLHPAPYDHEEHPEWQFHVHFYPPLLRSATIRKFMVGFELLGGPQRDITPESAADVLRKASART, from the coding sequence ATGAATCCATTGGCACAGACCAATCCACATCGACGGTTCAATCCCCTAAAGCAAGAGTGGGTGCTGGTGTCTCCTAACCGAACGCAGCGTCCGTGGCAAGGTCAGATCGAGAAGTCCGCAGCTGCTGTGACATTGGAGTACGATCCTGATTGCTATCTATGCCCGGGAAATGTCCGTGCCGGAGGAGTTCGAACTGACAAGTACACAAGCACCTATGTCTTCGAAAATGACTACGCTGCCTTGAAGCTGAACGCTCCAGCTTTCGCCAGCGATGAGGGTGGAAGAGGGCTTCTGGTCGCAGAAGGAGAAACCGGTATTTGTCGCGTCATCTGCTTTTCGCCCCGCCACGACCTGACTCTAGCCAAAATGTCGTTAGAGGATATTCGGGCCGTCGTTGACGTCTGGGAGGAACAGTACGTAGAACTCGGGGGGCGCAAGGACATCTCCTATGTTCAGATCTTCGAGAACAGGGGAGCGATGATGGGAGCGAGTAATCCGCATCCACATGGCCAGGCATGGGCAAGTCGTTCGATTCCCAACGAAGTGATAACAGAGCTTAGGGGGCAAAAAGCGTATTTCCAAGAAAGGCATGAGGTCTTGTTATGTGCCTACCTGTCAATGGAGCTGTCTCTCGGTGAGCGCATTGTGGCGGCGAACGCAGGATTTGTGGCCCTCGTCCCGTACTGGGCTGTTTGGCCGTTTGAGATCATGATTTTGCCCCGTCGCCATATGGTTCGCTTGGAGGACATGGCTGCAGCAGAGAGGCTGGAGTTTGCGGACATATTGCAAACTGTCACCGCGACCTACGATGCGGTCTTTGATACTCCATTTCCATATTCAATGGGGTTACACCCAGCACCTTACGATCACGAGGAGCACCCTGAATGGCAGTTCCATGTTCACTTCTACCCCCCTCTACTGCGGTCGGCGACGATCCGAAAGTTCATGGTCGGGTTCGAATTGCTGGGTGGGCCGCAACGGGACATTACTCCGGAGTCGGCAGCGGATGTGTTGCGCAAAGCGTCTGCGCGGACCTAA
- the galK gene encoding galactokinase: MYGSSESTIGPFHISNKRSKLVCCMVQEYEEALREHEQLFGQEGRSFVAPARVNLIGEHTDYTGGFVMPMAIGFHTSAAISARNDEQAVIYSANYEEKVVLNLATLDRYPLGHWSDYPTGVLWSLLQEGVEIGGVNINLVGDVPLGAGLSSSASVEVATAMALLNHANVQLPLEKIANLCRRAENEFVGAKSGIMDQFVVAGAVANRAMLLDCRSLKYELLPLPDEVKVVICNSMVKHAVATGEYGNRRDEVEAGQAALRRRFPRVELLRDATLQDLDACREDMSEESFARCRHIITENIRVLRAREALLQRDLVQFGRLMVDAHASMRDDFAASCNEVDALVAIATRQDGCLGARITGGGFGGCTVNLVAVDHVERFVTSVGREYEHSTGILADCYVCAPSDGALAMTARESVR, from the coding sequence ATGTACGGTTCGAGCGAATCGACTATTGGGCCGTTCCATATTTCAAATAAACGATCAAAGTTGGTGTGTTGCATGGTGCAGGAATACGAAGAAGCGCTCCGGGAGCACGAGCAGCTGTTCGGACAGGAGGGTCGGAGTTTTGTTGCGCCGGCCCGTGTAAATCTTATTGGGGAGCATACCGACTATACCGGTGGGTTCGTGATGCCTATGGCGATCGGGTTCCATACTTCGGCCGCAATAAGCGCACGTAACGACGAACAGGCAGTCATCTACTCGGCTAACTACGAAGAGAAGGTTGTTCTGAACCTTGCCACACTAGACCGCTATCCCCTCGGCCACTGGAGTGACTATCCCACTGGTGTCCTGTGGAGTCTTCTGCAGGAAGGTGTTGAGATTGGTGGAGTCAATATCAATCTCGTAGGTGATGTTCCCCTCGGGGCAGGGCTGAGCTCGTCGGCATCGGTGGAGGTTGCGACGGCGATGGCGTTGCTGAATCATGCGAATGTTCAATTGCCGCTTGAGAAGATCGCAAACCTTTGTCGGCGCGCCGAAAACGAATTTGTCGGAGCCAAGAGTGGGATTATGGACCAGTTTGTGGTCGCTGGAGCTGTAGCAAATCGAGCAATGCTGCTGGATTGTCGTTCGTTAAAGTACGAGTTGCTGCCTTTACCGGATGAAGTGAAGGTGGTGATCTGCAATTCGATGGTCAAGCACGCCGTCGCAACTGGAGAGTACGGAAATCGGCGAGACGAAGTCGAGGCGGGGCAGGCTGCTTTGCGGAGAAGGTTTCCCCGCGTCGAACTTCTGCGGGACGCAACGCTTCAAGATCTCGATGCATGCAGAGAAGACATGTCCGAGGAAAGTTTCGCGCGGTGCCGCCACATCATTACCGAAAATATCAGGGTTCTTCGGGCCAGGGAAGCGCTGTTGCAGCGTGATCTGGTGCAGTTCGGCAGACTTATGGTGGATGCGCATGCCAGCATGCGTGACGACTTCGCGGCAAGCTGCAATGAGGTTGATGCGCTGGTCGCGATAGCTACGCGGCAGGATGGGTGTTTGGGGGCTCGAATCACGGGCGGCGGTTTTGGGGGCTGCACGGTGAATCTGGTTGCCGTGGACCATGTAGAGCGATTTGTTACCTCTGTGGGACGAGAGTATGAGCACTCTACTGGGATTCTGGCCGATTGTTACGTGTGTGCTCCCTCAGACGGTGCTTTGGCGATGACGGCACGGGAGTCGGTTCGATGA
- a CDS encoding FAD-containing oxidoreductase, with protein sequence MKHFDAIIVGSGQAGPPLAGSLSAAGYKVALVERKFFGGTCVNTGCIPTKTLVASAYAAHLARRASFYGLAIEGGVSADMHALKARKNDVLMKSRVGVEAFVRGLPNCTAYVGQAVLTSASVVRVGEEELSSDKIFLNVGARATVPPLPGIEKINFLTNSSILELDVLPRHLVVVGGSYIGLEFAQMYRRFGSEVTIVERSSRLVQHEDEDISAAIKDILEGEGIQIHLGAECIHFDTSDAGPVVGMNCVDGVVRITGSHILLAVGRTPNTSDLGLDQVGVKRDERGYIEIDDQLRTSVPGIWALGDCNGHGGFTHTSYNDFEIVSANLLDGGLRRVSDRIQAHALYIDPPLGQVGLTETEVRKSGRAALIGTRPMSRVGRAVEKGESLGFMKVLVDVESQKILGAAILGTGGDEAIHCILDTMYAGAPYTNITHAVHIHPTVSELIPTMLESLTPLTE encoded by the coding sequence ATGAAACATTTCGATGCGATTATCGTGGGCTCTGGACAAGCGGGTCCGCCCTTGGCAGGTAGTCTCTCTGCGGCCGGCTACAAGGTAGCTCTCGTCGAACGCAAGTTTTTCGGTGGGACATGCGTAAACACGGGCTGCATTCCTACCAAGACGCTTGTTGCGAGCGCCTATGCCGCTCACCTGGCACGACGAGCTTCCTTCTATGGCCTTGCGATCGAGGGCGGGGTCAGCGCTGATATGCACGCGCTGAAGGCTCGTAAGAATGACGTACTCATGAAATCCCGGGTTGGAGTTGAGGCGTTCGTTCGAGGCCTGCCGAACTGTACGGCATACGTTGGGCAGGCAGTTCTAACCTCAGCTTCAGTCGTTCGGGTCGGTGAAGAGGAGCTTAGCTCAGACAAGATCTTCTTGAATGTGGGCGCACGAGCAACTGTCCCACCGCTTCCAGGGATTGAGAAGATCAACTTTCTTACCAACTCCTCCATTCTCGAACTCGATGTCCTTCCTCGGCATCTTGTTGTAGTCGGGGGAAGCTACATTGGCCTTGAGTTCGCCCAGATGTACCGCCGCTTTGGAAGTGAAGTGACGATTGTGGAGCGCAGCTCTCGTTTGGTCCAGCATGAAGATGAAGATATCTCGGCCGCGATAAAGGACATTCTTGAGGGTGAAGGAATTCAGATCCATCTCGGGGCGGAGTGTATCCACTTCGACACGAGTGATGCTGGCCCGGTTGTTGGGATGAACTGTGTTGATGGCGTTGTTCGAATTACCGGGTCTCACATTCTTCTCGCGGTGGGGCGGACGCCCAATACCAGCGATCTCGGGCTTGACCAAGTCGGAGTCAAGCGGGATGAACGTGGCTATATCGAGATAGATGACCAGCTACGGACTTCAGTCCCAGGAATATGGGCTCTCGGAGACTGCAACGGTCACGGCGGTTTCACCCATACTTCCTATAACGATTTTGAAATTGTTTCGGCCAATCTGCTTGATGGCGGCCTACGCCGGGTTTCGGACCGAATCCAGGCACATGCGCTTTATATCGATCCTCCGCTCGGGCAGGTTGGCCTTACTGAAACCGAGGTAAGAAAGTCGGGAAGGGCGGCTCTCATCGGGACCCGTCCAATGAGCCGGGTTGGCCGGGCCGTTGAGAAGGGCGAAAGTCTGGGATTTATGAAGGTCCTGGTCGATGTCGAGAGTCAAAAAATCCTCGGAGCTGCCATTTTGGGCACAGGGGGAGATGAAGCTATACATTGCATTTTGGACACAATGTACGCGGGAGCGCCGTACACCAATATTACGCACGCTGTGCACATTCACCCAACCGTCTCTGAACTCATCCCGACGATGCTCGAATCACTAACGCCACTGACTGAGTAG
- a CDS encoding NAD-dependent formate dehydrogenase: protein MKSTNLQAKIRKKMAKVLCVLFDDPTTGYPPQYARKDIPKIEVYPGGQAVPTPEHIDFTPGDLLGCVSGGLGLRKYLEGLGHTFVVTSDKEGPDSVFEKELPDADIVISQPFWPAYLTAERIAKAKKLKLAITAGIGSDHVDLDAAIKAGITVAEETFSNSISVAEHAVMMILSLVRNYIPAHDIAVKGGWNISDCVSRSYDIEGMHVGTVAAGRIGLAVLKRLKPFDVRLHYFDKHRLPESVEQELGLTYHSSVEELAKVCDAISIHAPLYPGTKNLFDEKLLSSMKPGAYIVNCARGEICDRDAIVRALESGQLAGYAGDVWFPQPAPQDHPWRTMPHNGMTPHMSGASLSGQARYAAGTREILECWFENKPIRNEYLIVSGGALAGTGAKSYDVAGKTAQ from the coding sequence GTGAAATCAACGAACCTGCAAGCAAAGATAAGGAAAAAAATGGCGAAGGTCCTATGCGTTCTTTTTGATGATCCTACCACTGGCTATCCCCCGCAATACGCGCGGAAAGATATTCCCAAAATAGAGGTCTACCCTGGCGGACAGGCTGTTCCGACTCCCGAGCACATAGACTTTACTCCTGGCGACCTCCTCGGTTGCGTCTCGGGCGGTCTTGGTTTGCGTAAATATCTTGAGGGTCTTGGCCATACCTTCGTTGTTACTTCGGACAAAGAAGGACCGGACTCCGTGTTCGAGAAGGAACTGCCCGATGCTGACATCGTCATTTCGCAGCCTTTCTGGCCTGCTTATCTCACAGCAGAACGGATTGCGAAGGCCAAGAAACTGAAGCTTGCGATTACGGCGGGTATTGGATCTGACCATGTCGACCTCGATGCTGCTATCAAAGCGGGAATCACCGTTGCCGAAGAAACATTCTCCAACAGTATCTCCGTCGCGGAACACGCTGTCATGATGATCCTCTCCCTGGTCCGCAACTACATTCCAGCGCACGATATCGCTGTCAAGGGCGGATGGAATATCTCCGACTGCGTCTCGCGTTCTTACGATATCGAAGGAATGCATGTTGGGACAGTAGCGGCCGGAAGAATTGGATTGGCTGTGCTGAAGCGGCTCAAACCCTTCGACGTTCGCCTTCACTACTTCGACAAGCATCGTTTGCCGGAAAGCGTCGAGCAGGAACTGGGACTTACGTATCACTCAAGCGTTGAGGAACTGGCCAAGGTCTGTGATGCCATCAGCATTCATGCCCCACTCTATCCCGGAACGAAAAACCTCTTCGATGAGAAGCTACTGAGCAGCATGAAGCCGGGGGCCTATATCGTCAATTGTGCCCGTGGTGAGATCTGCGATCGTGATGCCATCGTGCGGGCTCTGGAGAGCGGACAACTAGCTGGTTACGCCGGCGATGTTTGGTTCCCGCAACCTGCGCCCCAGGATCATCCTTGGCGGACGATGCCTCACAACGGGATGACTCCGCACATGTCAGGGGCTTCGCTCTCCGGGCAGGCTCGTTATGCTGCGGGAACGCGAGAGATTCTCGAATGCTGGTTTGAAAATAAGCCGATACGCAACGAGTATCTGATTGTCTCAGGCGGAGCGCTTGCCGGGACGGGCGCAAAGTCCTACGACGTCGCCGGGAAGACAGCACAGTAG
- a CDS encoding nucleotide disphospho-sugar-binding domain-containing protein — MSKVLVAAAPLAGHAGPMLIVAGFLRQQGHDVLFSSSDFFRDKAEARDLRFLPLEGNANYDYRQLGELIPGLRTFTSPIDLSNSYVKHMLGDRIPDQYRGLRRIIDEENIDLVMTDVGYWGIFPLLLRNEPRPPVISCGTTAPMWHDPAFSILTGPDETPEGLKRNLEDSRKWKEGRAPADIYVDEVLRKLDAHVPGGFDLTDTMYSLPDLFLQLGAEEFEFPMHNRRPNLRFVGPILPKSKGLVEEPSWLLDSKPVVFVTQGTLANFDFNQLVNPALTGLAGEDVQVVVTAGGGPVESIVAAGNSIVEPYIPYEQILPKTSVFVTNGGYNGVQQALSYGVPVVSAGASEDKPQVCARVRWSGVGIDLRTGVPTPEQIRHAVLQVLREPSFRDRAEVLGASIAKTNALKTISEIVERSISSKDEEL, encoded by the coding sequence ATGAGTAAGGTTCTAGTTGCAGCAGCTCCCCTGGCAGGGCATGCAGGTCCCATGTTGATTGTCGCTGGTTTCTTGCGCCAGCAAGGCCACGATGTTCTCTTTAGCAGCTCTGATTTCTTCCGCGACAAAGCGGAAGCCCGGGATCTGCGTTTCCTTCCCCTGGAGGGGAACGCCAACTATGACTATCGCCAGTTGGGAGAACTGATTCCCGGTTTGAGGACTTTCACCTCCCCTATTGATCTGTCGAATAGCTATGTAAAGCACATGCTGGGAGACCGCATCCCGGATCAGTATCGCGGACTACGCCGGATCATCGACGAGGAGAATATTGACCTTGTGATGACGGACGTGGGTTATTGGGGAATCTTCCCGCTGCTATTGCGCAACGAACCTCGCCCTCCTGTGATCTCCTGCGGCACGACAGCCCCTATGTGGCATGATCCTGCTTTCTCCATATTGACCGGACCAGATGAGACTCCAGAAGGGCTGAAACGAAACCTTGAAGACAGCCGGAAATGGAAAGAGGGACGTGCCCCAGCGGATATATATGTCGATGAAGTGCTCCGGAAACTCGATGCTCATGTTCCTGGCGGGTTCGACCTCACCGACACGATGTATAGCCTTCCAGATCTCTTTCTCCAGTTGGGCGCGGAGGAGTTCGAATTTCCGATGCACAACCGGCGACCGAACCTGCGCTTCGTAGGCCCGATTCTGCCTAAATCGAAGGGGCTAGTGGAAGAACCGTCGTGGTTGCTTGACTCCAAGCCGGTGGTTTTCGTAACGCAGGGAACTCTGGCAAACTTTGATTTCAATCAGCTTGTGAATCCTGCGCTTACTGGACTCGCAGGCGAAGACGTGCAAGTAGTGGTGACTGCGGGCGGAGGGCCAGTGGAGTCCATCGTCGCGGCAGGGAACTCCATCGTGGAGCCATATATTCCGTATGAACAGATACTGCCTAAGACAAGCGTGTTTGTGACCAATGGCGGCTACAACGGTGTTCAGCAAGCGCTCAGCTACGGTGTCCCGGTCGTCTCGGCTGGTGCGAGCGAGGATAAGCCGCAGGTGTGTGCGCGGGTGAGATGGAGCGGTGTTGGAATCGATCTTAGGACCGGAGTTCCCACGCCGGAGCAAATTCGGCATGCGGTCCTTCAGGTACTGCGTGAACCGAGTTTCCGCGATCGAGCTGAAGTACTCGGAGCAAGCATCGCGAAAACGAATGCACTCAAGACAATCTCAGAGATAGTGGAAAGATCTATCTCCTCCAAAGATGAAGAACTCTGA
- a CDS encoding ATP-binding cassette domain-containing protein: protein MVEERTAEEQCGKPYLVFDGVSKSFGSNTVLDNVTFEVGRGETVCVMGRSGVGKSVCLELLMGFLKPDSGRVIVAGQDITNISEEQLEQIHKKVTMVFQSGALFDSLTVAENVAFPMRERGCLDESQIQSRVDALLDRVGILELRDFLPDEVSTGLRRAVAIARAIAEDPEAVLYDEPTTMVDPLMVHGIGQVIARLKVEQNLTSVVVTHDTHLAEKLADHIIFLNRGKIQFFGTVEEMKASPDPFVREFLEDDQLIIP, encoded by the coding sequence ATGGTCGAGGAGAGAACTGCAGAGGAGCAGTGCGGGAAGCCTTACCTCGTCTTTGACGGGGTGTCCAAATCATTTGGCTCGAATACGGTACTTGATAATGTAACGTTCGAGGTCGGGCGAGGCGAAACGGTGTGCGTGATGGGACGAAGCGGCGTGGGCAAATCGGTCTGCCTGGAACTTCTAATGGGTTTTCTCAAGCCTGATTCAGGCCGTGTAATTGTCGCAGGCCAGGACATTACCAATATCTCTGAGGAGCAGCTCGAACAAATACATAAGAAAGTCACGATGGTGTTCCAGAGTGGTGCGCTCTTTGATTCGCTTACGGTGGCAGAAAACGTAGCATTCCCGATGAGAGAGCGAGGATGCCTGGACGAGTCGCAAATCCAAAGTAGAGTCGATGCCTTATTGGACAGAGTCGGGATTCTAGAGCTCCGAGACTTTCTACCCGATGAGGTCTCTACGGGATTGCGTCGCGCCGTGGCGATTGCGAGAGCGATCGCCGAAGATCCTGAAGCGGTGCTGTATGACGAGCCGACGACGATGGTGGACCCTTTGATGGTGCACGGAATAGGGCAGGTGATAGCTCGGCTCAAAGTGGAACAGAACTTGACCAGCGTCGTAGTGACTCACGATACGCATCTTGCAGAAAAACTTGCTGATCACATTATCTTTCTGAACAGAGGTAAAATTCAGTTCTTTGGCACTGTAGAAGAGATGAAAGCGTCCCCCGATCCCTTCGTTCGAGAGTTCCTTGAGGACGATCAGTTGATAATTCCATAA